Proteins from a single region of Streptomyces spinoverrucosus:
- a CDS encoding potassium channel family protein, whose amino-acid sequence MKDDEHPSAQGVRAALLRSLWSRSRKEARADAEAGRAITMPVLNVVPPLQQVLKRLTMALLVLVVTILIVYVDSEGYTDNSDGRVDLLDAAYYATVTLSTTGYGDITPVSEAARLTNIFVITPLRVLFLIILVGTTLEVLTERTRQQVRIHRWRARTRDHIVVIGYGTKGRHAVQTLVGQGIGKDRIVVVDAQRKSAEAAGDDGLVAVTGDATRSETLLKAELHRATRVIIAPQRDETATLITLTARQLNKHATIVAAVREDENVPLLKQSGADTVVTSSSSAGRLLGTFMASPPVARTLEDLMTLGSGMDLIERSVTPDEVGRTPRECADLVVAVVRDKKMLDYADGWRTELRAGDRVIAVSRPVTT is encoded by the coding sequence ATGAAGGACGACGAGCATCCATCCGCGCAGGGGGTGAGGGCCGCACTGCTGCGGTCCCTGTGGAGCCGCTCGCGCAAGGAGGCCCGCGCCGACGCCGAGGCGGGCCGCGCCATCACGATGCCGGTGCTGAACGTCGTACCGCCGCTCCAGCAGGTGCTCAAGCGCCTGACCATGGCACTGCTGGTGCTGGTCGTCACGATCCTGATCGTGTACGTCGACAGCGAGGGCTACACCGACAACTCCGACGGCAGGGTAGATCTGCTCGACGCCGCGTACTACGCCACCGTCACCCTCTCCACCACCGGCTACGGCGACATCACGCCGGTCAGCGAGGCCGCCCGGCTGACCAACATCTTCGTCATCACACCGCTGCGCGTGCTGTTCCTGATCATCCTGGTCGGTACGACCCTGGAGGTGCTCACCGAGCGCACCCGCCAGCAGGTCCGCATCCACCGCTGGCGTGCCCGCACACGGGATCACATCGTGGTCATCGGATACGGCACCAAGGGGCGGCACGCGGTGCAGACCCTGGTCGGTCAGGGCATCGGCAAGGACCGGATCGTCGTCGTGGACGCCCAGCGCAAGTCGGCCGAGGCGGCCGGTGACGACGGCCTGGTGGCGGTGACCGGTGACGCCACCCGCTCGGAGACCCTGCTCAAGGCCGAACTCCACCGCGCCACCCGCGTGATCATCGCCCCGCAGCGCGACGAGACGGCCACTCTGATCACCCTCACCGCGCGCCAGCTGAACAAGCACGCCACGATCGTCGCCGCCGTCCGCGAGGACGAGAACGTGCCGCTGCTCAAGCAGAGCGGCGCGGACACCGTCGTGACCAGCTCCAGCTCGGCCGGCCGGCTGCTCGGCACCTTCATGGCCAGCCCGCCCGTGGCCCGGACGCTGGAGGACCTCATGACCCTCGGCAGCGGTATGGACCTCATCGAGCGTTCGGTCACCCCGGACGAGGTGGGCCGGACCCCCCGGGAGTGCGCGGACCTCGTGGTGGCGGTCGTGCGGGACAAGAAGATGCTGGACTACGCCGACGGGTGGCGAACGGAGCTGCGGGCGGGGGACCGGGTCATCGCGGTCAGTCGGCCGGTCACCACCTGA
- a CDS encoding molybdopterin molybdotransferase MoeA yields the protein MGQRLSPGQHPPPGHSPTPRRPPGPGQRRRPHPAPTAAAPTPHHPQPRTPQDRHHKATPWPEAREIAARAGRGGARRAPVSLPRDSALGLTLAAPLAALTDLPSFDTSAMDGWAVAGPGPWDVRDNGVLAGHAEHARLDDGEAVRIATGARIPPDTTAVLRSEHGRTDDRGRLHATRDVSHGQDIRPRGQECRSGDQLLPPGTLVTPAVLGLAAAAGYDTLTAVPRPRADVLVLGDELLTEGLPHDGLIRDALGPMLPPWLRALGAEVTTVRRIGDDADALHEAITASDADLVVTTGGTASGPVDHVHPTLRRIGAELLVNGVKVRPGHPMLLARTKENQHLVGLPGNPLAAVSGLLTLAEPLLRTLAARPAQEPYALPLQEAVHGHPYDTRLIPVVVRADRAVPLHYNGPAMLRGVAAADALAVVPPGGARPGQAAEVLDLPWAAAGIGVCFT from the coding sequence CTGGGACAACGCCTCTCACCAGGACAGCACCCGCCGCCAGGACACAGCCCCACGCCACGACGACCCCCCGGCCCGGGGCAACGCAGACGCCCCCACCCCGCCCCCACCGCCGCTGCACCCACTCCCCACCACCCCCAACCCCGCACCCCCCAGGACCGCCACCACAAGGCCACTCCCTGGCCCGAGGCCCGTGAGATCGCCGCCCGAGCCGGCCGGGGCGGCGCCCGCCGCGCCCCCGTCTCGCTCCCCCGCGACTCCGCGCTCGGCCTCACCCTGGCCGCCCCCCTCGCCGCTCTCACCGACCTCCCCTCCTTCGACACCTCGGCGATGGACGGCTGGGCGGTCGCCGGGCCCGGCCCCTGGGACGTACGGGACAACGGCGTGCTGGCGGGCCACGCGGAGCACGCGCGGCTGGACGACGGCGAGGCCGTCCGGATCGCCACCGGCGCCCGGATCCCGCCGGACACCACCGCTGTGCTGCGCAGCGAACACGGCCGTACGGACGACCGGGGCAGGCTGCACGCCACGCGCGACGTCAGCCACGGCCAGGACATCCGCCCGCGCGGTCAGGAGTGCCGCAGCGGCGACCAGCTGCTGCCGCCCGGCACTCTCGTCACCCCCGCCGTGCTGGGCCTCGCCGCGGCCGCCGGGTACGACACCCTCACGGCCGTCCCCCGCCCCCGCGCCGACGTCCTGGTGCTCGGCGACGAACTCCTCACCGAGGGCCTCCCGCACGACGGTCTGATCCGTGACGCCCTCGGCCCGATGCTGCCGCCCTGGCTGCGGGCGCTCGGCGCCGAGGTCACGACCGTGCGGCGCATCGGCGACGACGCCGACGCCCTCCACGAGGCGATCACGGCCAGCGACGCCGACCTCGTCGTCACCACCGGCGGCACCGCCTCCGGCCCCGTCGACCATGTCCACCCCACCCTGCGCCGTATCGGCGCGGAGCTGCTGGTCAACGGCGTCAAGGTGCGCCCGGGCCACCCCATGCTGCTGGCCCGCACCAAGGAGAACCAGCACCTCGTCGGCCTGCCCGGCAACCCCCTGGCCGCCGTCTCCGGCCTCCTCACCCTCGCCGAGCCCCTGCTGCGCACGCTCGCGGCACGCCCGGCGCAGGAGCCGTACGCGCTGCCCTTGCAGGAGGCGGTGCACGGCCATCCGTACGACACCCGGCTCATCCCCGTCGTGGTGCGGGCCGACCGCGCGGTGCCGCTGCACTACAACGGTCCGGCCATGCTGCGTGGCGTAGCGGCCGCCGACGCCCTCGCGGTCGTACCGCCGGGCGGGGCACGGCCCGGTCAGGCGGCGGAGGTCCTGGACCTGCCGTGGGCCGCGGCCGGGATCGGGGTGTGTTTCACGTGA
- a CDS encoding NTP transferase domain-containing protein encodes MSDIQRPASGDVGGYDAIVLAGGAARRLGGADKPGVRVGGRPLLDRVLAACADAWTTVVVADPRPTARPVTWTREDPPGGGPLAALAAGLPLTGADRVVVLSADLPFLGEPTVKGLLAELEAGPADGALLTDPGGRDQPLVAAYRAPRLRETLAHLGAEHGGLTGLPLRLLTAELNLTRVLDPVASFDCDTWDDIATARARIREHGLVLDEWISAVKDELGIDLDVDTGVLLDLARDAAHGVARPAAPLTTFLVGYAAALAGGGPEAVAEASRKATALALRWAEEDAADADAAGAADAKTTPEPRPDAG; translated from the coding sequence GTGAGCGACATCCAACGCCCCGCATCGGGCGACGTCGGCGGCTACGACGCGATCGTGCTCGCCGGCGGTGCCGCGCGGCGGCTCGGCGGGGCCGACAAGCCCGGCGTGCGCGTGGGCGGACGCCCGCTGCTGGACCGGGTGCTCGCCGCCTGCGCCGACGCTTGGACCACCGTCGTCGTGGCCGACCCGAGGCCGACGGCACGGCCGGTGACGTGGACGCGCGAGGACCCGCCCGGCGGCGGACCGCTCGCCGCCCTCGCGGCGGGCCTGCCGCTGACCGGCGCCGACCGGGTGGTGGTCCTCTCCGCGGACCTGCCCTTCCTCGGCGAGCCCACCGTGAAGGGGCTGCTCGCCGAGCTGGAGGCGGGCCCGGCCGACGGCGCGCTGCTCACCGACCCCGGCGGCCGTGACCAGCCACTCGTGGCCGCCTACCGCGCACCGCGTCTGCGTGAAACGCTCGCGCACCTCGGAGCCGAGCACGGCGGGCTCACCGGCCTGCCCCTGCGGCTCCTCACCGCCGAACTGAACCTCACCCGCGTCCTCGACCCCGTCGCGTCCTTCGACTGCGACACCTGGGACGACATCGCCACTGCCAGGGCACGTATCAGGGAGCATGGGCTCGTGTTGGATGAATGGATCTCCGCAGTCAAGGACGAGCTGGGCATCGACCTCGACGTCGACACCGGTGTCCTGCTCGACCTCGCTCGCGACGCGGCCCACGGGGTGGCACGCCCCGCGGCCCCGTTGACCACCTTCCTCGTCGGCTACGCCGCGGCCCTGGCCGGCGGCGGCCCCGAAGCCGTAGCCGAGGCCTCCCGCAAGGCCACCGCGCTGGCGCTGCGCTGGGCGGAGGAGGACGCCGCCGACGCCGACGCCGCAGGCGCCGCCGACGCGAAGACCACCCCCGAGCCCCGCCCGGACGCCGGATGA
- a CDS encoding dihydrolipoamide acetyltransferase family protein → MAQVLEFKLPDLGEGLTEAEIVRWLVQVGDVVAVDQPVVEVETAKAMVEVPCPYGGVVTARFGEEGTELPVGAPLLTVAVGAVASEDAGEGTDAGSGTGAGAAQGTGLGSGSGAAQGTGAGSAAGAAAVEGSSAASANGSDPARTGGGSDTGSGNVLVGYGTGAAPARRRRVRPQAPMSPARASVAAQAQAAPAPVSPTEPVDGHANGDGTRGEGPVPVISPLVRRLARENGLDLRELTGSGPDGLILRADVEYALRAAAAQGRSAQPQTEPRTRGAAAPAQAEPRARVAAAPAQAEPHAPTPAPVTSTGLTAGTRVPLKGVRGAVAEKLSRSRREIPDATCWVDADATELMRARTAMNAAGGPKIALLALLARICTAALARFPELNSTVDMAAREVVQLDHVHLGFAAQTERGLVVPVVRDAHARDAEGLTAEFARLTEAARAGKLTPAELTGGTFTLNNYGVFGVDGSTPIINHPEAAMLGVGRIVPKPWVFEGELAVRQVVQLSLTFDHRVCDGGTAGGFLRYVADCVEQPAVLLRTL, encoded by the coding sequence ATGGCACAGGTGCTGGAGTTCAAGCTCCCCGACCTCGGAGAAGGGCTCACCGAGGCGGAGATCGTGCGCTGGCTGGTGCAGGTCGGCGACGTCGTCGCCGTCGACCAGCCGGTCGTCGAGGTCGAGACGGCCAAGGCGATGGTCGAGGTCCCCTGCCCCTACGGCGGCGTGGTCACGGCCCGCTTCGGCGAGGAGGGCACGGAACTCCCGGTCGGGGCCCCGCTGCTGACGGTGGCGGTGGGCGCGGTGGCCTCCGAGGACGCGGGTGAGGGCACGGACGCGGGTTCGGGCACAGGTGCCGGGGCGGCTCAGGGCACGGGTTTGGGGTCGGGCTCCGGGGCGGCTCAGGGCACGGGTGCGGGCTCGGCTGCCGGCGCCGCTGCCGTCGAGGGCTCCAGCGCTGCTTCGGCCAACGGCTCGGATCCTGCGCGGACCGGCGGCGGCTCCGACACAGGATCCGGCAACGTCCTCGTGGGCTACGGCACGGGTGCGGCCCCGGCGCGGCGCCGGCGGGTGCGGCCCCAGGCGCCCATGTCTCCTGCGAGGGCATCGGTCGCAGCGCAGGCACAGGCCGCTCCTGCCCCGGTGTCCCCGACGGAACCCGTCGACGGCCACGCCAACGGCGACGGCACCCGCGGCGAAGGCCCCGTGCCGGTGATCTCGCCCCTCGTACGGCGGCTCGCCCGGGAGAACGGGCTGGATCTGCGGGAGCTGACGGGCTCGGGGCCGGACGGGCTGATCCTGCGTGCGGACGTGGAGTACGCGCTGCGGGCCGCCGCCGCGCAGGGCCGTTCCGCCCAGCCGCAGACCGAGCCGCGCACGCGGGGAGCCGCCGCACCGGCGCAGGCCGAGCCGCGCGCACGTGTGGCCGCCGCACCGGCCCAGGCCGAGCCGCACGCACCGACGCCCGCCCCGGTCACCTCGACGGGCCTCACCGCCGGCACCCGCGTTCCCCTGAAGGGCGTCCGGGGAGCCGTCGCCGAGAAGCTGTCCCGCAGCAGGCGGGAGATCCCGGACGCGACCTGCTGGGTGGACGCCGACGCGACGGAGCTGATGCGGGCCCGCACCGCGATGAACGCGGCCGGCGGCCCCAAGATCGCCCTGCTCGCCCTGCTGGCCCGGATCTGCACCGCCGCGCTCGCCCGCTTCCCCGAGCTGAACTCCACCGTCGACATGGCGGCCAGGGAGGTCGTCCAGCTGGACCATGTGCACCTGGGCTTCGCCGCCCAGACCGAGCGGGGACTGGTCGTGCCGGTCGTCCGGGACGCGCACGCGCGGGATGCCGAGGGGCTGACCGCCGAGTTCGCCCGGCTCACGGAGGCGGCCCGGGCCGGGAAGCTCACCCCGGCGGAGCTGACCGGCGGCACCTTCACGCTGAACAACTACGGCGTGTTCGGCGTCGACGGCTCCACGCCGATCATCAACCACCCCGAGGCGGCCATGCTCGGCGTCGGCCGCATCGTCCCCAAGCCCTGGGTCTTCGAGGGCGAGCTGGCGGTGCGGCAGGTCGTGCAGCTCTCGCTCACCTTCGACCACCGGGTCTGCGACGGCGGCACGGCGGGCGGCTTCCTGCGTTATGTCGCGGACTGTGTGGAACAGCCGGCGGTGCTGCTGCGCACGCTGTGA
- a CDS encoding alpha-ketoacid dehydrogenase subunit beta has product MTTVAVKPATMAQALTRAMRDAMAADPSVHVMGEDVGTLGGVFRVTDGLAKEFGEDRCTDTPLAEAGILGTAVGMAMYGLRPVVEMQFDAFAYPSFEQLVSHVARMRNRTRGKMPLPITIRVPYGGGIGGVEHHSDSSEAYYMATPGLHVVTPATVADAYGLLRAAIASDDPVVVLEPKRLYWSKDAWNPEAPETVEPIGRAVVRRSGRSATLITYGPSVPVCLEAAEAARAEGWDLEVVDLRSLVPFDDETVCASVRRTGRAVVVHESGGFAGPGGEIAARVTERCFHHLEAPVLRVAGFDIPYPPPMLERHHLPGVDRILDAVARLQWEAES; this is encoded by the coding sequence ATGACGACGGTCGCCGTGAAGCCCGCCACCATGGCCCAGGCCCTCACCCGCGCGATGCGCGACGCCATGGCCGCCGACCCGTCCGTGCACGTGATGGGCGAGGACGTCGGCACCCTGGGCGGCGTCTTCCGTGTCACCGACGGGCTCGCCAAGGAGTTCGGCGAGGACCGCTGCACGGACACCCCGCTCGCCGAGGCCGGCATCCTCGGCACGGCCGTCGGCATGGCGATGTACGGGCTCAGGCCGGTCGTCGAGATGCAGTTCGACGCGTTCGCCTACCCGTCGTTCGAGCAGCTCGTCAGCCATGTGGCGCGCATGCGCAACCGCACGCGCGGCAAGATGCCCCTGCCGATCACCATCCGCGTCCCCTACGGCGGCGGCATCGGCGGCGTCGAACACCACAGCGACTCCTCCGAGGCGTACTACATGGCGACTCCGGGGCTCCATGTCGTCACGCCCGCGACCGTCGCCGACGCCTACGGCCTGCTGCGCGCCGCCATCGCCTCCGACGACCCGGTCGTCGTCCTGGAGCCCAAGCGGCTGTACTGGTCGAAGGACGCCTGGAACCCGGAGGCCCCCGAGACCGTTGAACCCATTGGCCGCGCGGTGGTGCGGCGCTCCGGTCGGAGCGCCACGCTCATCACGTACGGGCCGTCGGTACCCGTCTGCCTCGAAGCCGCCGAGGCGGCCCGGGCCGAAGGGTGGGACCTCGAAGTGGTCGACCTGCGCTCCCTGGTGCCGTTCGACGACGAGACGGTCTGTGCCTCGGTACGACGGACCGGGCGAGCGGTCGTCGTCCATGAGTCGGGCGGGTTCGCCGGACCGGGCGGGGAGATCGCGGCCCGGGTCACGGAGCGCTGCTTCCACCACCTGGAGGCGCCGGTGCTGCGCGTGGCCGGGTTCGACATCCCCTACCCGCCGCCGATGCTGGAGAGGCACCATCTCCCTGGCGTCGACCGCATCCTGGACGCCGTGGCGCGACTGCAATGGGAGGCCGAGAGCTGA
- the pdhA gene encoding pyruvate dehydrogenase (acetyl-transferring) E1 component subunit alpha codes for MTVMEQRGAYKPSPPPAWQPRTDPTPLLPDAAPYRVLGTEAAAKADPELLRRLYAQLVRGRRYNAQATALTKQGRLAVYPSSTGQEACEVAAALVLKDRDWLFPSYRDTLAAVVRGVDPVEALTLLRGDWHTGYDPYAHRVAPLCTPLATQLPHAVGLAHAARLKGDDVVALAIVGDGGTSEGDFHEALNFAAVWQAPVVFLVQNNGFAISVPLAKQTAAPSLAHKAVGYGMPGRLVDGNDAAAVHEVLAHAVRHARAGGGPTLVEAVTYRVEAHTNADDDKRYRADSEVDAWRDHDPIALLERELTERGWLDEAGARAAREDAEALAADLRARLNQDPELDPMDLFAHVYAEPTPQLREQQALLRAELEAGQEGAL; via the coding sequence ATGACGGTCATGGAGCAGCGTGGCGCGTACAAACCGTCGCCGCCGCCCGCCTGGCAGCCCCGCACCGACCCCACGCCGCTGCTGCCCGACGCGGCTCCGTACCGCGTGCTCGGCACCGAGGCGGCTGCCAAGGCCGACCCCGAACTCCTGCGCCGGCTGTACGCCCAGCTGGTACGCGGCCGCCGGTACAACGCGCAGGCCACCGCTCTCACCAAGCAGGGCCGCCTCGCCGTCTACCCGTCCAGCACCGGCCAGGAGGCCTGCGAGGTCGCCGCCGCGCTGGTCCTGAAGGACCGCGACTGGCTCTTCCCCAGCTACCGCGACACCCTCGCCGCCGTCGTCCGGGGCGTGGACCCCGTCGAGGCGCTCACCCTGCTGCGCGGCGACTGGCACACCGGCTACGACCCGTACGCCCACCGCGTCGCCCCCCTGTGCACCCCGCTCGCCACCCAGCTCCCGCACGCAGTCGGCCTCGCGCACGCCGCCCGCCTCAAGGGCGACGACGTGGTCGCGCTGGCGATCGTCGGTGACGGCGGCACCAGTGAGGGCGACTTCCACGAGGCGCTGAACTTCGCCGCCGTATGGCAGGCCCCGGTCGTCTTCCTGGTCCAGAACAACGGCTTCGCGATCTCCGTCCCGCTCGCCAAGCAGACCGCCGCGCCCTCCCTGGCCCACAAGGCCGTCGGGTACGGCATGCCGGGCCGCCTGGTCGACGGCAACGACGCCGCCGCCGTGCACGAGGTCCTCGCCCACGCCGTACGGCACGCGCGCGCGGGGGGCGGTCCGACGCTCGTGGAGGCGGTGACGTACCGCGTGGAGGCGCACACGAACGCGGACGACGACAAGCGCTACCGCGCGGACTCCGAGGTCGACGCCTGGCGGGACCACGACCCGATCGCACTGCTGGAGCGGGAGTTGACCGAGCGGGGCTGGCTCGACGAGGCCGGTGCCCGGGCCGCGCGCGAGGACGCCGAGGCACTCGCCGCCGACCTGCGCGCCCGCCTGAACCAGGACCCCGAACTCGACCCCATGGACCTGTTCGCCCACGTCTACGCCGAGCCGACCCCGCAACTGCGCGAGCAGCAGGCCCTGTTGCGGGCCGAGCTGGAGGCCGGGCAGGAAGGGGCCCTGTGA
- a CDS encoding Lrp/AsnC family transcriptional regulator gives MASEQMAEGPEAGATLPPPRPLDAIDQDILRMLQADGRASIRSVAERVHVSRANAYARINRLVEDGVIRGFGARVDHERAGQGTSAYITLKIVQNSWRTVREQLRQLPGASHIALVGGDFDVLLLVHTSDNRALREVVLTRLQAIPEVLSTRTLLVFEEEDLEPQG, from the coding sequence ATGGCATCTGAACAAATGGCCGAAGGGCCGGAGGCCGGCGCCACCCTGCCGCCGCCGCGTCCCCTCGACGCGATCGACCAGGACATCCTGCGGATGCTCCAGGCCGACGGCCGCGCGTCGATACGGTCCGTCGCCGAACGGGTCCATGTCTCGCGCGCCAACGCCTACGCGCGCATCAACCGGCTCGTCGAGGACGGCGTCATCCGCGGTTTCGGAGCCCGCGTCGACCACGAGCGCGCGGGTCAGGGGACGTCGGCGTACATCACCCTGAAGATCGTCCAGAACTCCTGGCGCACGGTGCGCGAGCAGCTCAGACAGCTGCCCGGCGCCTCGCACATCGCCCTCGTCGGGGGCGATTTCGACGTGCTGCTGCTGGTGCACACCTCCGACAACCGGGCGCTGCGCGAGGTGGTGCTCACCCGGCTCCAGGCGATCCCGGAGGTGCTCAGCACGCGCACGTTGCTGGTGTTCGAGGAGGAGGACCTGGAACCGCAGGGCTAG
- a CDS encoding TetR/AcrR family transcriptional regulator, translating into MTTAKRDTYTPETLLSVAVQVFNERGYDGTSMEHLSKAAGISKSSIYHHVTGKEELLRRAVSRALDELFGILDEEPARVGRAVERLEYVVRRMVEVLIAELPYVTLLLRVRGNTDTERWALERRRDFDHRVAELLKAAAADGDVRGDVEVRLATRLVFGMINSIVEWYRPDGRGMGEREVVDAVAQLVFGGLRQDR; encoded by the coding sequence ATGACCACTGCCAAGCGCGACACGTACACCCCGGAGACGCTGCTGTCGGTCGCCGTACAGGTCTTCAACGAGCGCGGCTACGACGGCACCTCCATGGAGCACCTGTCCAAGGCCGCCGGCATCTCCAAGTCGTCGATCTACCACCACGTCACGGGCAAGGAGGAGCTGCTGCGCCGGGCCGTGAGCCGGGCGCTGGACGAACTCTTCGGGATCCTCGACGAGGAGCCCGCGCGCGTGGGGCGTGCCGTCGAGCGGCTGGAGTACGTCGTGCGGCGCATGGTCGAGGTCCTCATAGCCGAACTCCCGTACGTGACGTTGCTGCTGCGGGTGCGTGGCAACACGGACACCGAGCGGTGGGCGCTGGAGCGGCGCCGCGACTTCGACCACCGGGTCGCCGAGTTGCTGAAGGCCGCCGCCGCGGACGGGGATGTGCGCGGCGACGTGGAGGTGCGGCTGGCCACCCGGCTGGTCTTCGGCATGATCAACTCGATCGTCGAGTGGTACCGGCCCGACGGGCGCGGCATGGGGGAGCGCGAAGTGGTCGACGCGGTGGCGCAGTTGGTGTTCGGCGGGCTCCGGCAGGACCGCTGA
- a CDS encoding 3-hydroxyacyl-CoA dehydrogenase, which translates to MTALDLSSPVAVVGTGTMGQGIAQVALVAGHPVRLYDAVPGRAHEAAAAIGARLDRLVEKERLTGADRDAARARLLPAESLAELADCALVVEAVLERLDVKQELMRELEDVVAEDCLLATNTSSLSVTAIGGALRAPGRFVGLHFFNPAPLLPLVEVVSGFATDVTSATRAYETARAWGKTPVACADTPGFIVNRIARPFYAEAFAVYEAHGADPATIDAVLRECGGFRMGAFELTDLIGQDVNESVTHSVWQSFFQDVRFTPSLAQRRLVESGRLGRKSGQGWYDYRDDAERAEPHTAETVQPPAYVVAEGDLGPASELLALIREAGIQVREEDEDHGTRLVLPSGGQLALADGQTSVEFRDVVYFDLALDYRRATRIALSASQDTSPQTLSEATGLFQALGKKVSVIGDVPGMIVARTVARILDLAYDAVAKGVATEEDIDTAMRLGVNYPLGPFEWSRRLGRNWAYALLDDLHLRDPSGRYAPSLALYRHAYASDKREGSTS; encoded by the coding sequence ATGACAGCACTCGACCTCAGCAGCCCCGTGGCCGTCGTCGGCACCGGCACCATGGGCCAGGGCATCGCCCAGGTGGCGCTGGTCGCGGGCCACCCCGTACGGCTGTACGACGCCGTCCCCGGGCGCGCCCACGAAGCCGCCGCCGCGATCGGTGCCCGGCTCGACCGGCTCGTCGAGAAGGAGCGGCTCACCGGCGCCGACCGGGACGCCGCGCGCGCCCGTCTGCTGCCCGCCGAGAGCCTCGCCGAGCTCGCCGACTGCGCCCTCGTCGTCGAGGCCGTCCTGGAGCGGCTGGACGTCAAGCAGGAGCTGATGCGCGAGCTGGAGGACGTGGTCGCCGAGGACTGTCTGCTCGCCACCAACACCTCCTCGCTGTCGGTGACGGCCATCGGCGGCGCCCTGCGCGCCCCGGGCCGCTTCGTCGGCCTGCACTTCTTCAACCCCGCCCCGCTGCTGCCGCTGGTCGAGGTGGTCTCCGGGTTCGCCACCGACGTCACCTCGGCCACGCGCGCGTACGAGACGGCCCGCGCCTGGGGCAAGACGCCGGTGGCCTGCGCCGACACCCCCGGCTTCATCGTCAACCGCATCGCCCGGCCCTTCTACGCCGAGGCCTTCGCCGTCTACGAGGCGCACGGCGCCGACCCCGCCACCATCGACGCCGTGCTGCGCGAGTGCGGCGGCTTCCGGATGGGCGCCTTCGAGCTGACCGACCTCATCGGGCAGGACGTCAACGAGTCCGTGACGCACTCCGTGTGGCAGTCCTTCTTCCAGGATGTGCGCTTCACGCCGTCGCTCGCCCAGCGCCGCCTGGTGGAGTCCGGCCGGCTCGGCCGCAAGTCCGGCCAGGGCTGGTACGACTACCGGGACGACGCCGAGCGCGCCGAGCCGCACACCGCGGAAACCGTCCAGCCGCCCGCCTACGTCGTCGCCGAGGGCGACCTGGGCCCCGCGTCCGAGCTGCTGGCGCTGATCCGCGAGGCGGGCATCCAGGTCCGCGAGGAGGACGAGGACCACGGCACACGGCTGGTGCTGCCCAGCGGCGGCCAGCTGGCGCTCGCCGACGGCCAGACCTCGGTGGAGTTCCGGGACGTCGTCTACTTCGACCTCGCCCTCGACTACCGGCGGGCCACCCGCATCGCCCTGTCCGCATCCCAGGACACCTCCCCGCAGACCCTCAGCGAGGCCACCGGCCTGTTCCAGGCACTCGGCAAGAAGGTCAGCGTCATCGGCGACGTGCCCGGCATGATCGTCGCCCGCACCGTCGCGCGGATCCTCGACCTCGCGTACGACGCCGTAGCCAAGGGCGTCGCCACCGAGGAGGACATCGACACCGCGATGCGGCTGGGCGTCAACTACCCGCTCGGCCCCTTCGAATGGAGCCGCCGCCTGGGCCGCAACTGGGCGTACGCCCTCCTCGACGACCTGCACCTGCGCGACCCCTCCGGGCGCTACGCGCCGTCCCTCGCGCTCTACCGCCACGCGTACGCCTCCGACAAGCGGGAGGGCAGCACGTCATGA